The following are from one region of the Capsicum annuum cultivar UCD-10X-F1 chromosome 1, UCD10Xv1.1, whole genome shotgun sequence genome:
- the LOC107843825 gene encoding josephin-like protein isoform X1, which yields MLKYSIFNTERNREDINQQKGRCLPNSSEQHSKGKDVFTKSDLNSIAEKLDVDDPNKGSWTPMSIVFKPHHNEITGNYDINVLIAALEQKSKTVVWHDRRNGASSIDLDGTDDWLMGIVLNVPVRKFSGLWRSRHWVTLKYIQGFWYNLDSDFAAPYAFKDTQEVREFLDGIITAGAECDGLFDFSCLKHCGWNMLHFEDWRVLALCWVFFLFLL from the exons aTGTTAAAATACAGCATATTTAACACAGAAAGAAACAGAGAAGACATCAATCAACAGAAGGGAAGATGTTTACCCAACTCCAGTGAACAACATTCAAAG GGGAAAGATGTGTTTACAAAATCTGATTTAAATTCCATTGCTGAAAAACTTGATGTGGATGACCCTAACAAGGGAAGTTGGACTCCCATGTCAATTGTTTTTAAGCCTCATCATAATGAAATCACCGGGAACTATGATATAAACGTATTGATTGCAGCGCTGGAACAGAAAAGCAAAACTGTTGTTTGGCATGACAGGCGAAATGGGGCTTCTTCAATTGATCTTGATGGAACTGATGATTGGCTGATGGGAATTGTTCTTAATGTTCCTGTTAGAAAGTTTAGCGGCCTTTGGAGAAGCAGGCATTGGGTTACGTTAAAATATATTCAGGGGTTTTGGTATAATCTGGACAGTGATTTTGCTGCTCCTTATGCTTTTAAAGATACCCAAGAAGTTAGGGAGTTCTTGGATGGCATCATTACTGCTGGTGCTGAG TGTGATGGCCTTTTTGACTTCAGCTGTTTGAAGCACTGTGGATGGAACATGTTGCACTTTGAAGATTGGCGGGTGTTAGCGTTGTGCTGGGTTTTTTTCCTGTTTCTGCTCTGA
- the LOC107843825 gene encoding josephin-like protein isoform X2, which yields MEEGKTKIYHERQRLQFCLLHSLNNLFQGKDVFTKSDLNSIAEKLDVDDPNKGSWTPMSIVFKPHHNEITGNYDINVLIAALEQKSKTVVWHDRRNGASSIDLDGTDDWLMGIVLNVPVRKFSGLWRSRHWVTLKYIQGFWYNLDSDFAAPYAFKDTQEVREFLDGIITAGAECDGLFDFSCLKHCGWNMLHFEDWRVLALCWVFFLFLL from the exons ATGGAGGAAGGAAAAACCAAAATATATCATGAGAGGCAAAGATTACAGTTCTGCCTCTTACATTCCCTCAATAATCTCTTCCAG GGGAAAGATGTGTTTACAAAATCTGATTTAAATTCCATTGCTGAAAAACTTGATGTGGATGACCCTAACAAGGGAAGTTGGACTCCCATGTCAATTGTTTTTAAGCCTCATCATAATGAAATCACCGGGAACTATGATATAAACGTATTGATTGCAGCGCTGGAACAGAAAAGCAAAACTGTTGTTTGGCATGACAGGCGAAATGGGGCTTCTTCAATTGATCTTGATGGAACTGATGATTGGCTGATGGGAATTGTTCTTAATGTTCCTGTTAGAAAGTTTAGCGGCCTTTGGAGAAGCAGGCATTGGGTTACGTTAAAATATATTCAGGGGTTTTGGTATAATCTGGACAGTGATTTTGCTGCTCCTTATGCTTTTAAAGATACCCAAGAAGTTAGGGAGTTCTTGGATGGCATCATTACTGCTGGTGCTGAG TGTGATGGCCTTTTTGACTTCAGCTGTTTGAAGCACTGTGGATGGAACATGTTGCACTTTGAAGATTGGCGGGTGTTAGCGTTGTGCTGGGTTTTTTTCCTGTTTCTGCTCTGA
- the LOC107843825 gene encoding josephin-like protein isoform X3 has protein sequence MEEGKTKIYHERQRLQFCLLHSLNNLFQGKDVFTKSDLNSIAEKLDVDDPNKGSWTPMSIVFKPHHNEITGNYDINVLIAALEQKSKTVVWHDRRNGASSIDLDGTDDWLMGIVLNVPVRKFSGLWRSRHWVTLKYIQGFWYNLDSDFAAPYAFKDTQEVREFLDGIITAGAEVLLVMNDKQ, from the exons ATGGAGGAAGGAAAAACCAAAATATATCATGAGAGGCAAAGATTACAGTTCTGCCTCTTACATTCCCTCAATAATCTCTTCCAG GGGAAAGATGTGTTTACAAAATCTGATTTAAATTCCATTGCTGAAAAACTTGATGTGGATGACCCTAACAAGGGAAGTTGGACTCCCATGTCAATTGTTTTTAAGCCTCATCATAATGAAATCACCGGGAACTATGATATAAACGTATTGATTGCAGCGCTGGAACAGAAAAGCAAAACTGTTGTTTGGCATGACAGGCGAAATGGGGCTTCTTCAATTGATCTTGATGGAACTGATGATTGGCTGATGGGAATTGTTCTTAATGTTCCTGTTAGAAAGTTTAGCGGCCTTTGGAGAAGCAGGCATTGGGTTACGTTAAAATATATTCAGGGGTTTTGGTATAATCTGGACAGTGATTTTGCTGCTCCTTATGCTTTTAAAGATACCCAAGAAGTTAGGGAGTTCTTGGATGGCATCATTACTGCTGGTGCTGAGGTTTTACTGGTCATGAATGATAAACAATGA